One genomic window of Candidatus Omnitrophota bacterium includes the following:
- the purN gene encoding phosphoribosylglycinamide formyltransferase, which produces MKKNIAVFASGKGSNFSAIAQAVKKGVLKGSSLKLLVCDTPKAPVLGKAKKAGINILLAPRKDFPSKEAFEAGIIKHLKNSKIDLIVLAGFMRILSPSFIRAYPNRIINIHPSLLPAFKGEHGIKDAFDYGVRFTGVTVHFVDEETDHGPIILQSAVGINRQDTLKNLEARIHRAEHKLYPQAIKLFLSRRLKVNGRKVKIL; this is translated from the coding sequence ATGAAAAAGAATATCGCGGTATTCGCTTCAGGAAAAGGAAGTAATTTTTCGGCGATAGCCCAGGCGGTCAAAAAAGGCGTTCTTAAGGGATCTTCGCTTAAACTGCTTGTATGCGATACCCCAAAAGCCCCGGTATTGGGGAAAGCGAAGAAAGCGGGAATAAATATCCTGTTGGCCCCAAGAAAGGATTTCCCCTCAAAAGAGGCGTTTGAAGCCGGGATCATAAAACATCTCAAAAACTCCAAAATAGACCTGATAGTCCTGGCAGGGTTCATGCGCATATTATCGCCGTCTTTTATCCGCGCTTACCCCAACCGGATAATCAATATCCATCCCTCTCTGCTTCCCGCGTTTAAGGGGGAACACGGGATAAAAGACGCTTTTGACTACGGGGTAAGATTCACCGGCGTGACCGTGCATTTCGTCGATGAAGAAACGGACCATGGCCCGATCATCCTGCAATCCGCGGTGGGGATAAACAGACAAGACACCCTGAAAAACCTGGAAGCCAGGATACACCGGGCCGAGCACAAACTTTATCCTCAGGCGATAAAATTATTCTTGTCGCGGAGATTAAAGGTCAACGGCAGGAAAGTAAAAATCCTCTGA
- a CDS encoding RnfABCDGE type electron transport complex subunit G translates to MRALLRYGLILGLICLVATGLLAIVNRLTLPQITIQLNRETEKSLKEVLPEAASFEPVRQNNGIIYYRALNGTGGVIGAAFKASGKGYSSVIETMVGMKKDGTINAIKVLAQNETPGLGSRITEIKDDTTIFDFIKGKKQDTAEKPWFGEQFSGKDIRGLSGIQAITGATISSQAVIDSVKEKTQEIKRLLNGN, encoded by the coding sequence ATGAGGGCACTGCTGCGTTACGGATTGATCCTGGGACTTATCTGCCTGGTAGCCACCGGCCTATTGGCAATAGTTAACCGGCTGACCCTGCCCCAGATCACCATTCAGCTTAACCGGGAAACAGAAAAAAGTTTAAAAGAAGTGCTGCCGGAAGCAGCCAGCTTTGAGCCGGTGAGGCAAAATAACGGGATCATTTATTACCGCGCTTTGAACGGAACAGGCGGGGTTATCGGCGCCGCCTTCAAAGCCTCGGGCAAAGGCTATTCCAGCGTGATCGAGACTATGGTCGGAATGAAAAAAGACGGCACGATAAACGCCATAAAAGTATTGGCCCAGAATGAAACCCCGGGCTTGGGCTCGCGCATAACTGAAATAAAAGACGACACCACCATATTTGATTTCATTAAAGGCAAAAAACAGGACACCGCCGAAAAACCCTGGTTTGGCGAACAGTTCTCCGGCAAGGATATACGCGGCCTTTCCGGGATCCAGGCGATAACCGGAGCCACTATTTCTTCACAGGCAGTGATCGATTCCGTAAAAGAAAAAACCCAGGAGATAAAAAGGCTGTTAAATGGGAACTAA
- a CDS encoding RnfABCDGE type electron transport complex subunit D, producing the protein MGTKLIVSGSPHMHTRESTSRIMWLVALSLAPAGLSGIWIFGNQALWIILLAIASALITETGIQLITKRKVSVLDGSAFLTGLLLAYNLGPSVPFWIPIVGSFVAIALGKMVFGGLGQNIFNPALVGRVFLLASWPKYMTTFIQPLTYDTVTQATPLALLKEGKAIEHINYFNLFLGNHSGCIGEVSILALILGAAFLLLRGYISWHIPLSFIATTGIFTYLFAGKNLFTGDWVFHILSGGLVLGAFFMATDYVTSPLTRKGHIIFGVGCGLLTAVIRVWGGYPEGVSYAILMMNAAAPLIDRFTKNRVYGVK; encoded by the coding sequence ATGGGAACTAAGCTTATAGTCAGCGGCTCTCCGCATATGCACACCCGGGAATCAACGAGCCGGATAATGTGGCTGGTGGCCCTAAGCCTGGCCCCGGCAGGGCTTTCAGGCATATGGATTTTCGGCAACCAGGCGCTCTGGATTATCCTTCTGGCTATAGCCTCCGCGCTGATCACCGAAACCGGCATTCAGCTGATCACCAAACGCAAAGTCTCTGTTTTAGACGGCAGCGCGTTCCTGACCGGGCTGCTTTTAGCCTATAACCTCGGCCCGAGCGTTCCTTTCTGGATACCGATAGTCGGCTCTTTCGTAGCCATCGCTTTAGGAAAAATGGTTTTTGGAGGACTGGGACAGAATATCTTCAACCCGGCTCTGGTTGGCAGGGTATTCCTGCTGGCCTCCTGGCCAAAATATATGACCACGTTCATTCAGCCTTTAACCTATGACACTGTGACCCAGGCTACCCCTCTGGCCCTGCTTAAAGAAGGCAAAGCCATCGAGCATATCAATTATTTCAACCTTTTTCTGGGCAATCACAGCGGCTGTATAGGAGAAGTAAGCATACTGGCGCTCATCTTAGGCGCAGCCTTTCTTCTCTTAAGAGGCTATATCTCCTGGCATATACCTTTAAGTTTTATCGCCACTACCGGCATATTCACCTATTTATTCGCCGGGAAAAACCTATTCACCGGGGACTGGGTTTTTCATATCCTCTCCGGAGGGCTGGTCCTGGGTGCTTTTTTCATGGCCACGGATTATGTCACATCGCCTTTGACGCGCAAAGGCCATATTATTTTCGGCGTCGGTTGCGGCCTGCTGACCGCGGTCATCCGGGTCTGGGGCGGATACCCTGAAGGCGTTTCTTACGCCATACTGATGATGAACGCCGCCGCGCCATTGATCGACCGTTTCACCAAGAACAGGGTCTACGGAGTAAAGTGA
- a CDS encoding AAA family ATPase: MNWKKFKFLVSLYWVRVLVIGACIALLVSLTVIIINGLKAWNASESYLRQSQLASVPLQMFTWGIMGIIQATIYVFMMYWLFYKRGSSSFTQTNKKAIAGEELKVTWNDVIGMDEAKQEALEIVKLITDRAELQRIGGKILRGILMMGPPGCGKTYLAKAIATEAKLPFISMSGSEFVEMFVGVGAGRIRSLFKRARQFAELKGGCIIFIDEIDAVGAQRSVDRGFGGQTEANTTVNQLLVEMDGLKEKDTNIVIIGATNAPERFLDAALLRPGRFDRKIHVDKPNLEDRQKLFEYYLKTVKYDQANVKVDRLSRITVGQSPADIANIVREAALITIRTRKSLITMQEIDEARERIALGIKRRIKLRDEEKLQAAYHEAGHAIVTYLMVPTQDVFKITITPRGHTGGVTWIPQREEIFIRDQKQLLNTIKICLGSYAAEKLELGITTAGVSGDFSEALLIAHNMAWSWGMGKSGLLGNFEALDSHAHMSDGTKMRLDADVQEILQSCLKEVEELLKKEEPLLKRLAEELIAKEELNYDEIEGIFKEFGKARP; encoded by the coding sequence ATGAATTGGAAAAAGTTTAAATTCCTGGTTAGTTTGTATTGGGTCCGGGTGCTGGTGATCGGGGCGTGTATAGCGTTGCTGGTGTCCTTGACAGTCATTATCATCAACGGCTTAAAGGCCTGGAATGCGTCTGAATCTTATCTGCGGCAGTCGCAATTGGCCTCTGTGCCTTTACAGATGTTCACCTGGGGGATAATGGGGATCATCCAGGCGACCATATATGTTTTCATGATGTACTGGCTTTTTTATAAAAGAGGATCCAGTTCTTTTACCCAGACCAATAAAAAAGCCATTGCGGGAGAAGAGCTGAAAGTCACCTGGAATGACGTTATCGGGATGGATGAGGCAAAGCAGGAGGCTTTGGAAATCGTCAAATTGATCACCGACCGGGCGGAACTGCAGCGCATCGGCGGAAAGATATTAAGAGGAATACTGATGATGGGCCCTCCGGGCTGCGGCAAGACTTATTTAGCCAAAGCCATTGCCACCGAGGCTAAGCTTCCGTTCATTTCCATGTCCGGTTCGGAATTCGTGGAGATGTTCGTCGGCGTGGGGGCGGGCAGGATCCGCAGCCTCTTTAAAAGGGCCAGGCAGTTCGCGGAGTTGAAAGGCGGCTGCATAATCTTTATCGATGAAATAGACGCAGTCGGCGCGCAAAGATCGGTTGATCGCGGTTTCGGCGGCCAGACCGAGGCGAATACCACGGTAAATCAGCTATTGGTCGAAATGGACGGGTTAAAGGAAAAAGACACGAATATCGTGATCATCGGCGCCACTAATGCCCCGGAGCGTTTTCTGGACGCGGCGCTTTTGCGCCCGGGCAGGTTCGACCGGAAGATACACGTGGATAAGCCCAATCTTGAAGACCGGCAGAAGCTTTTTGAATATTACCTTAAGACCGTTAAATACGACCAGGCAAACGTCAAGGTGGACCGGCTGTCCAGGATCACCGTTGGCCAGAGCCCTGCGGATATCGCCAATATCGTCCGGGAAGCGGCGCTTATTACCATACGTACCAGAAAATCCCTGATAACTATGCAGGAAATAGACGAGGCCAGGGAGAGGATCGCCTTAGGTATTAAACGCAGGATAAAATTAAGGGATGAAGAAAAATTGCAGGCGGCTTATCATGAAGCAGGGCATGCCATTGTCACCTATTTAATGGTGCCTACCCAGGACGTGTTCAAGATCACTATTACCCCCCGAGGGCACACCGGCGGAGTGACCTGGATACCGCAGAGGGAAGAGATATTCATCCGCGACCAAAAGCAGCTTTTAAACACGATAAAGATATGCCTGGGCTCGTACGCCGCGGAAAAGCTGGAGTTGGGGATCACTACCGCCGGGGTAAGCGGAGACTTCAGCGAGGCGTTGTTAATCGCCCATAATATGGCCTGGAGTTGGGGCATGGGCAAATCCGGTCTGCTGGGTAATTTTGAAGCGCTGGATTCGCACGCGCATATGTCGGACGGTACAAAAATGAGATTGGATGCCGATGTGCAGGAGATACTCCAGTCCTGCCTGAAGGAAGTAGAGGAATTGTTAAAAAAAGAAGAGCCATTACTTAAGCGGCTGGCCGAAGAATTGATCGCCAAAGAAGAACTGAACTATGACGAGATCGAAGGTATTTTTAAGGAATTCGGCAAAGCTAGGCCTTAA
- a CDS encoding RnfABCDGE type electron transport complex subunit B, producing the protein MDILLPVMSLGLLGLLFGIGLAFASKKFEVKVDPRLEKIQGILPGVNCGACGQAGCAGFAEALLEEKVLADGCKVADDKVKEAIAVLLGQKLEKKIKKVARLRCNGGKKVKDRFIYKGVKDCLSAKLHLGGQKQCLEGCLGFGTCAKACPFSAITMSEEGLPVVDIQKCKACNKCAQVCPKKLFSLVPINNKVIAACSLHEPGKDTKTVCPVGCIACKICEKACKYDAIHVIDYLAVIDHNKCTSCGECVKVCPAKTITIVK; encoded by the coding sequence ATGGATATACTATTACCTGTAATGTCTCTGGGACTACTGGGCCTTTTATTCGGCATAGGCCTGGCTTTTGCCTCGAAAAAATTCGAGGTCAAGGTCGACCCCCGCTTGGAAAAGATCCAGGGGATATTGCCGGGCGTGAACTGCGGCGCCTGCGGCCAGGCAGGATGCGCCGGTTTTGCCGAGGCTTTACTTGAAGAAAAAGTCCTGGCTGACGGATGCAAGGTGGCGGATGACAAGGTTAAAGAGGCTATCGCGGTATTGCTGGGGCAAAAGCTCGAGAAAAAGATCAAGAAAGTGGCCCGACTGCGCTGCAACGGCGGGAAAAAAGTAAAAGACAGATTCATCTATAAAGGGGTAAAAGACTGTTTATCCGCTAAACTGCACTTAGGCGGCCAGAAACAATGTCTTGAGGGATGTTTGGGATTCGGGACCTGCGCCAAAGCCTGCCCTTTCTCAGCGATTACGATGTCGGAAGAAGGGCTTCCGGTAGTGGATATCCAAAAATGCAAGGCCTGCAATAAATGCGCGCAGGTATGCCCTAAAAAACTGTTCAGCCTGGTACCCATTAACAATAAAGTCATTGCGGCCTGTTCTTTGCATGAACCGGGGAAAGATACTAAAACAGTCTGCCCGGTAGGATGCATCGCCTGCAAGATATGCGAAAAGGCCTGTAAATACGACGCGATCCACGTAATAGATTACCTGGCGGTAATAGACCATAATAAATGCACCTCGTGCGGGGAGTGCGTAAAGGTATGCCCGGCAAAAACGATCACGATCGTAAAATAA
- the rsxC gene encoding electron transport complex subunit RsxC — MVRLEENKFHTQDKPIENAPLPANAYIPISQHIGAPCDNILVKPGDAVLRGQLIAQSEAKVYSPVHSSISGKVTAIRNWPHPSRGMCRTIIIENDGKDLPFSAQADKTKEEAERSTPEQIRGAVFSAGIVGMGGAAFPTHIKLNPPKPIDSLIINIAECEPYLTGDSQLVLEKTQEIINGITLIKNCLNCGKIYVAIEDNKESAIKILEKELKATPYQLRVLRSLYPQGGEKQLIKQILNKELPPGKLPFDLGVNVQNVSTVFAVYESVYRSKPLYERVVTVTGSLLENPKNILARIGTPVKELIAFCGPLRTEPAKMIIGGPMMGIAQYTDQVPVIKSTTGVILLDAQEAKMLEEQPCIRCAACVRNCPMGLMPCLINLSAAKGLWQEAKGYGVLDCIECGLCNFICPSNRRLTQTVKLAKMELSR; from the coding sequence ATGGTTAGATTAGAAGAGAATAAATTCCACACCCAGGACAAACCGATAGAGAACGCGCCATTACCCGCGAACGCGTATATACCCATAAGCCAGCATATCGGAGCCCCTTGCGACAATATCCTGGTAAAACCCGGGGATGCTGTTTTGCGCGGACAGCTTATCGCGCAGTCCGAAGCCAAGGTTTATTCCCCTGTCCACAGCTCGATATCCGGCAAAGTAACCGCCATCCGAAACTGGCCGCACCCCAGCCGCGGGATGTGCCGGACGATAATCATCGAGAACGACGGCAAGGACCTGCCCTTCAGCGCCCAGGCAGACAAAACTAAAGAAGAAGCCGAAAGGTCGACCCCCGAGCAAATCCGTGGAGCTGTTTTCAGCGCCGGCATAGTCGGCATGGGCGGAGCGGCTTTTCCCACTCACATCAAGCTTAATCCGCCCAAACCAATAGATTCGCTGATCATCAATATCGCCGAATGCGAACCATACCTGACCGGCGACTCACAATTAGTGCTTGAAAAAACTCAGGAGATAATAAACGGCATAACCCTGATAAAAAACTGCCTTAACTGCGGCAAGATTTACGTCGCCATAGAAGACAATAAAGAATCCGCGATAAAGATACTGGAGAAAGAACTCAAAGCCACCCCTTATCAATTGAGGGTATTGAGATCACTTTACCCGCAGGGCGGGGAAAAACAACTGATAAAACAGATATTGAACAAAGAGCTGCCTCCCGGCAAACTCCCCTTTGACCTGGGCGTGAACGTGCAGAATGTATCCACGGTCTTTGCCGTTTACGAAAGTGTTTACAGGTCCAAGCCGCTTTACGAACGGGTAGTGACCGTGACCGGCAGCCTTCTCGAAAACCCCAAAAATATACTTGCCCGGATCGGCACGCCTGTAAAGGAATTGATCGCATTCTGCGGTCCGCTGAGAACCGAACCGGCAAAAATGATAATAGGCGGGCCGATGATGGGCATAGCCCAGTACACCGACCAGGTCCCGGTAATAAAATCCACCACCGGCGTTATCCTGCTTGACGCCCAAGAAGCTAAAATGCTGGAAGAGCAGCCTTGTATCCGCTGCGCAGCCTGCGTCCGGAACTGTCCGATGGGACTTATGCCCTGCCTGATCAACCTGTCCGCGGCAAAAGGGCTGTGGCAAGAAGCAAAAGGATACGGGGTTTTGGATTGTATTGAATGCGGCTTATGCAACTTTATCTGCCCGTCTAACCGCAGGCTAACCCAAACGGTGAAATTAGCGAAAATGGAATTATCAAGATGA
- a CDS encoding electron transport complex subunit E has translation MKNIFQECVKGIIKENPTFVLALGLCPTLAVSISMINGLGMGAAATFVLVFSNIIISMIKGFVPNKIRIPCFIVVIATFVTITELLMKAYSPALNRALGIYVPLIVVNCMVLGRAEAFASKNNIWHSLFDGIGMGIGFTLALLLISGIRELAGAGKIFGLNIVKGFEPAAVIAMPSGALLVIGLLLGLFNVIKRRDK, from the coding sequence GTGAAAAATATCTTCCAAGAATGCGTTAAAGGCATAATCAAAGAAAACCCCACCTTTGTCCTGGCGCTGGGCCTCTGTCCTACCCTGGCGGTTTCCATATCCATGATCAACGGCCTGGGGATGGGGGCCGCCGCGACCTTTGTCCTGGTATTTTCCAATATCATCATATCGATGATCAAGGGTTTCGTCCCGAATAAGATCCGCATACCCTGTTTCATAGTGGTGATAGCCACCTTCGTCACCATTACCGAACTGCTGATGAAGGCTTACAGCCCGGCCCTGAACCGGGCGCTGGGGATATACGTGCCCTTGATAGTGGTCAATTGCATGGTCCTCGGGCGGGCAGAGGCATTCGCCTCCAAGAACAATATCTGGCATTCCCTGTTCGACGGCATCGGAATGGGCATAGGCTTTACCCTGGCTCTTTTGCTTATCTCCGGGATCCGGGAATTAGCGGGAGCCGGCAAGATCTTCGGCCTGAATATTGTCAAGGGATTTGAACCGGCGGCTGTCATTGCGATGCCGTCAGGCGCGCTTCTGGTGATCGGATTGCTTTTGGGATTGTTCAATGTCATAAAAAGAAGGGATAAATGA
- a CDS encoding RnfABCDGE type electron transport complex subunit A: protein MSIAVFLTIFISAVFINNVILSRFLGLCSFIAISKQTKPALAMSFAVMFVITMSSIITWFIYRFLLIPFNITYLRTISFILVIAAFVQLVEMMIRKFAPALYRFFGIYLPLITVNCAVLGVAVLNSDMFFAQGKAVPASFLYSVFQAVCAGLGFTLAMLLMSGIRERLELCDVPKALKDFPLGFIIAGIMSLSFMGFNGFKF, encoded by the coding sequence ATGAGTATAGCCGTATTCCTGACCATATTTATCTCCGCGGTATTCATCAACAATGTGATCCTTTCGCGGTTCCTGGGCTTGTGCTCTTTTATCGCTATCTCCAAACAAACCAAACCGGCGCTGGCAATGAGTTTCGCGGTAATGTTCGTTATCACGATGTCTTCGATCATCACCTGGTTCATTTACCGTTTTCTTCTTATACCTTTCAACATCACCTATCTGCGGACGATCTCTTTCATCCTGGTAATTGCCGCGTTCGTTCAATTGGTGGAAATGATGATAAGGAAATTCGCTCCGGCGCTTTACCGCTTTTTCGGGATATACCTTCCGTTGATCACGGTAAATTGCGCGGTACTGGGCGTGGCTGTTTTGAATTCGGATATGTTCTTTGCTCAAGGCAAAGCTGTCCCAGCAAGCTTCCTTTATTCTGTTTTTCAAGCGGTCTGCGCAGGCCTGGGCTTCACCTTGGCCATGCTTCTAATGTCCGGGATCAGGGAAAGGCTGGAACTTTGCGACGTCCCCAAGGCCTTGAAGGATTTTCCGCTTGGTTTTATCATCGCCGGGATCATGAGCTTAAGCTTTATGGGATTCAACGGGTTTAAATTCTAA